The sequence GCGGAATCCCGCCCTCGGGGTTTCGGGCGGGGAGAACCGTCGCGTGTCCACGCCACACGAGACGGCCTCTACTGGCAGGCCGAAGCCGTTCTCGGCGAGCAGGGCCGCCGCCGCGTTCGTCGGGGTGGTGACGTGATCGGCCCGGTCGTACACCCTGCGGAAATCCCGCCACGCCACGTCGGACACCGTCCGATGCAGGTGACGCGGGAGGTAGGGAAGCAGGTTGTCCGGCATGAAGTGGTTGGTCGCGACGACGGGCACGCCGTGCCGCCTCGCCGCCCGCACGGCGGCCCTGCCGATCGTGAAGTGGTCCTGCGTGTGCACCACATCCGGCGCCACCGCCGCGACGAGCCTGCGCAGTAGCGCCGGTACGCCGGGCGGCGGCACGAACCGCACACTCGGATGAATCAGCAGCCGCGCCGAACCGAGCCGGTGCAGCCACACTCCCGAGTCCCGCACGACCTTGCGCGGGCCCGTCTCCGACGCGCACACCACATGCACCTCGTGCCCGCGCCTTGCGAGCCCGGACGCGAGGCGGTGTGCGAAGAAGGAGCTTCCGCTGACGTCAGGAGGGTAGGTGTCGGTCGCCATCAACACGCGCATGATCACTGTGTCCCGGGGTTTGCAGGTAGGAGCGGGCGATCCCGGCGACACCGGCCACGATGCCGGTGGCCGACAGCGCCATCCAGGCCGCCGCCGCTGCCGTGCCGGGCGCGGGCTCGCCCAGGACGAGCACGCCGACCGTCGCGGCCGCGACCGGGTCCGCGATCTCCAGCATGGCGAAGGTCAGCGCGAAACGCCGCATACGGTACGCGTGCTGCTGGGCGAGTCCTCCCGTCGTGAGCAACACGACCACCAGAAGGGTGAGCCAGTCGGCGATCGCGGACGGATCGGTGAGCATGCGGTGTCCCACGACGCCCACCAACGCCGAGCCGACCCCGAACGTGGTCCCCGCGGCGAACGCCAACGCCGCCGACCGCACGCTGCGTGAGTCCGCAAGCCACGAGAGCCCCACCGCGGTCCCCGCCACGACGAGGGTGGCCGCGGTGAGCAGCACGGCGGCCTGCGTCGCGAGTCCCGCGCCCTTCGGACCCGGCGGCAGCGCGAACAGCAACCCCACCAGACCCACCACGATGGCGGCTCCCCCCACCAGCTGAGAACGACCGGGCCTGCGACGGTCGAGCACTGCCTTGACGATCAGCGCGAACAGCAGCCCGACGGTGCCCACCGGCTGGATGACGCTGACCGGCCCCTGACTGAGTGCCAGCACGTGCAGGCCGACTCCCAGTCCCGCGAACGCGGCGCCGAGCAGCCAC comes from Saccharomonospora xinjiangensis XJ-54 and encodes:
- a CDS encoding DMT family transporter, with translation MLAVAVALAVAGALFIAIGSAMQERVVVGMRFLGGRGVRWLLRLVRQPRWLLGAAFAGLGVGLHVLALSQGPVSVIQPVGTVGLLFALIVKAVLDRRRPGRSQLVGGAAIVVGLVGLLFALPPGPKGAGLATQAAVLLTAATLVVAGTAVGLSWLADSRSVRSAALAFAAGTTFGVGSALVGVVGHRMLTDPSAIADWLTLLVVVLLTTGGLAQQHAYRMRRFALTFAMLEIADPVAAATVGVLVLGEPAPGTAAAAAWMALSATGIVAGVAGIARSYLQTPGHSDHARVDGDRHLPS
- a CDS encoding glycosyltransferase, with the translated sequence MRVLMATDTYPPDVSGSSFFAHRLASGLARRGHEVHVVCASETGPRKVVRDSGVWLHRLGSARLLIHPSVRFVPPPGVPALLRRLVAAVAPDVVHTQDHFTIGRAAVRAARRHGVPVVATNHFMPDNLLPYLPRHLHRTVSDVAWRDFRRVYDRADHVTTPTNAAAALLAENGFGLPVEAVSCGVDTRRFSPPETPRAGFRGELGLPDAPTVVYVGRLDAEKRLDELIRALPTVTGPDTQLVLAGTGTRRADLERLCEREGVAHRVRFLGFVPGERLPMVYRAADVFAIPGVAELQSIATLEALACGLPVVAANAVALPHLVSQGDNGYLVEPGDVAGLGAALDAILTSADLRRRMGGVSRAIALAHDEQRTLARFEEIYRSVVRTRAYRG